TCGCAGAGCAACGGATAGCCATCCTTACATCCGGTTGGCCTTATCGGCCTGGGCGCAGGTATCTCACTCTGGACGACCTGGCACCCGTCGACGAACCTGGACGCATGGCTCTCCGCCTCCAACGAAGAGAAGTAACTTTCTGGGAAGCTCATGCCGGTATGGCCGCGCATTACTCCAGCAATGGTCAGCATGCGGCGGCCATCAAGGAAGGCCGGGCCTTGGTGAAGGCCTATCCCCTGGGGTGGCGCAGTCATCAGGTCTTAGCTCAAGCACTCATTTCGGCCGGCCAGTATAATGCTGCCCTCCAACCATTAAAGCAGTCATTGAGCCTGAAAGAGAATGCCTACGCCTACAAATCGATTGGGACCATTTTCTTGAGGAACAGAGAAGTTCAACAGGCAATCCCTTACCTGGAAAAGGCTGTGGTCCTGGAACCTAACGACCACCGGAGCAGGTACAATCTGAGTGGAGCTTATGTGGAAACGGGGGATATCTACAAGGCTGTCACACAGCTGGAGATCCTACTTGCGAAAGTGCCAGACTACCCCAATGCCCGGCGTCTCTACGAATATCTCCGAACACAAATAGGAAATCAATAGTCTGTGTAGTGCATTAAATTTATTCCGGTTAAGGATTGACATGGACTTTCAACTAAAGGTGTTGGATTCATAGATTCATTGAGCATGCTGCGCGCTGACCAGTCCCTGGCAGCTGGCCTATGGACAGCTACGGGAGCCATCACTATAGGAGGAGGTCATGAAAGTCATCGGTTCACCTAGCTGGGCAATAATATTCGCAGCTATCCTATCGTGTGCTTCAAGCCAGGACGCCCTCATGGTAAACCAATTGGGCTACCGGCCTGAGGATCCAAAGTACGTCTTTGCGACTCAACCGAGCGATAGCTTCTACGTCCTTGATCACATGTCAGAAGGGGTTGTTTTTTCCGCTCCTCTCCAGCTGTGGATCACCGACGATCCCACCACAGGCCTGACGCTCTATCGCGGCGACTTTTCCAACCTTTCCGCCCCGGGGGATTACCTCCTGCAGAGTTCAACCGGTACCCGGTCTGCTACCTTTTCGATAACCGATACGGTCTACGATGACGTTTTTCGGAAAGCTCTGAAAGCGTTCTATTTCAATCGCTGTGGCATGGCACTGACACCGGAGTTTGCGGGGGCTTTTTCCCATCAAATGTGCCATATCGCTGATGCATTTTATCACGCTTCGACCGGCCTCTCCGGTTTCAATGAGTCTAAAGGTGGCTGGCACGACGCCGGTGATTTCGGAAAGTACACTGTTAATGCTGGCATTTCGGTTGGCACGTTACTTATGGCGTATGAACTGTTCCCTGGCAAGTTTAGATCGGATAGCTTAGGCACACCGGAGAGCGGAAACGGGATTCCCGACCTGCTGGATGAGGTCCGATATGAACTGGAGTGGCTGCTTGCCATGCAGGATGCCTCAGGGGGAGCTCATCATAAACTCACGGCGCAGAACTTCGCTGGTGAGGTCATGCCGGAAAACGACAAGGCCACGAGATATATTTACGAAATCTCCTCTGCGGCGACAGCCGACCTGGCCGCCATGATGGCCCGAGCGGCACGCGTGTTCAGGCCTTTCGACCAACAGTTTTCCGATACCTGTCTGGCTACTGCTGATGCAGCCTGGGATTTTCTTCTGGCACACCCGGACATCGTTCCAGCAGGCGGCTTTACCAATCCCACCGGGACAGTAACCGGAGAGTACGGTGATACCAGCGACGAGGACGAGCGCCTCTGGGCCGCCGCTGAACTCTTCGCAGCCACAGGGAACGAAAGCTACCATGATTATTACCTGGCTAATTACAGCGCTGGTGACGTATTGA
This is a stretch of genomic DNA from Candidatus Neomarinimicrobiota bacterium. It encodes these proteins:
- a CDS encoding tetratricopeptide repeat protein, yielding AEQRIAILTSGWPYRPGRRYLTLDDLAPVDEPGRMALRLQRREVTFWEAHAGMAAHYSSNGQHAAAIKEGRALVKAYPLGWRSHQVLAQALISAGQYNAALQPLKQSLSLKENAYAYKSIGTIFLRNREVQQAIPYLEKAVVLEPNDHRSRYNLSGAYVETGDIYKAVTQLEILLAKVPDYPNARRLYEYLRTQIGNQ
- a CDS encoding glycoside hydrolase family 9 protein — its product is MKVIGSPSWAIIFAAILSCASSQDALMVNQLGYRPEDPKYVFATQPSDSFYVLDHMSEGVVFSAPLQLWITDDPTTGLTLYRGDFSNLSAPGDYLLQSSTGTRSATFSITDTVYDDVFRKALKAFYFNRCGMALTPEFAGAFSHQMCHIADAFYHASTGLSGFNESKGGWHDAGDFGKYTVNAGISVGTLLMAYELFPGKFRSDSLGTPESGNGIPDLLDEVRYELEWLLAMQDASGGAHHKLTAQNFAGEVMPENDKATRYIYEISSAATADLAAMMARAARVFRPFDQQFSDTCLATADAAWDFLLAHPDIVPAGGFTNPTGTVTGEYGDTSDEDERLWAAAELFAATGNESYHDYYLANYSAGDVLSSSMSWQNVEAMAHLTYLTAAVPGKDAITRQILRSALVGLCNALVERRNTYGFHVALEPGRYYWGSNSMIMNDAIALILCFEETGNSTYMHAALDQLHYILGVNAHDMTFITGVGTRSPRYPHHRASMSDGIDDPVPGFLAGGPNQYLNDPTLQAQFNWSTPPALCYLDNQNSWASNEVAINWNAALVFIVGYFGGPGAANGIQNGSQGFLPHDIRLHQNHPNPFNSSTNITFDLGSPQNVQLMVYNIRGGLASQVDLGWFATGSQRVIWSPTDAIGNLLSSGTYLYQLQGANWSEVRKMVYLK